The Synergistetes bacterium HGW-Synergistetes-1 genome has a window encoding:
- a CDS encoding 50S ribosomal protein L7/L12: MTREDIIKAIEEMSVLELSELVKELEDKFGVSAAAPAMMMPMGAAAPAAAVEEEKTEFDVVLVEHGANKIGVIKVVREITGLGLKEAKELVDGAPKTVKEQASKDESEEIKKKLEEAGAKVELK; encoded by the coding sequence ATGACACGTGAAGATATTATCAAGGCAATTGAAGAAATGTCAGTACTTGAGCTCTCAGAGCTCGTGAAGGAACTCGAGGACAAATTTGGCGTATCAGCAGCAGCACCCGCAATGATGATGCCCATGGGCGCAGCAGCACCCGCAGCGGCAGTCGAAGAAGAGAAGACAGAGTTCGACGTAGTTCTCGTTGAGCACGGCGCTAACAAGATCGGCGTCATCAAAGTTGTCCGCGAGATCACAGGTCTCGGACTCAAAGAAGCCAAGGAACTCGTTGACGGCGCACCCAAGACCGTGAAGGAGCAGGCTTCCAAGGATGAATCCGAAGAGATCAAGAAGAAGCTCGAAGAAGCCGGAGCAAAGGTAGAACTCAAGTAG